Proteins encoded in a region of the Planctomycetota bacterium genome:
- a CDS encoding IS630 family transposase: MGRLADIPCMPYSGKRKDAETRRLKAMELLDSGMSQSQVAAELGVTQSAVSKWVSARRQGGQDGLKAKPHPGRPKKLTESQVKKLVKMLLESPRKHGFPTDLWTLARIAELIERKFDVSYDPSGVWHVMARLNWSAQKPERQARERDAAAVQTWRTRDWARIKKRPA, translated from the coding sequence ATGGGCCGGTTGGCCGATATCCCATGCATGCCATACAGCGGAAAACGAAAAGACGCGGAAACGCGCAGGCTGAAAGCCATGGAGTTGCTGGACTCTGGGATGTCCCAGAGCCAGGTAGCCGCCGAGTTGGGCGTGACCCAGTCGGCGGTGTCAAAGTGGGTAAGCGCACGGCGGCAGGGCGGACAGGACGGCCTGAAGGCGAAGCCGCATCCTGGTCGCCCGAAGAAGCTGACGGAGTCGCAGGTAAAGAAGCTCGTGAAGATGCTTCTCGAGAGCCCTCGCAAGCATGGCTTCCCGACCGACTTGTGGACCCTCGCCAGGATCGCCGAACTGATCGAGCGGAAGTTCGATGTGTCGTACGACCCGTCCGGTGTGTGGCACGTGATGGCACGGTTGAACTGGTCGGCTCAGAAGCCCGAACGGCAGGCGCGGGAGCGGGACGCCGCAGCGGTGCAGACGTGGCGGACGCGGGATTGGGCCCGCATAAAAAAACGCCCGGCGTAG